One genomic segment of Profundibacter amoris includes these proteins:
- a CDS encoding branched-chain amino acid ABC transporter permease, with product MEFGPHLMLAMLEGLVQASVLTLTALGLSLVFGVMRVVNVAHGEFFMLGAVLAWWVTTMLGGNPAIGFVVALVVAPLLVGLMAAAADWLVLRRVEYDPERTIVATIGLLYIIQQVTLMTYGPDAHPVTPPFNTRLALPWYEFTDQGFQVYWPWGLSITSYKLFVIAAAIVTCLGLWLLMARSKIGLILRATQLDSETAQAFGIPVERVFALVFGMGAALAALGAVLVVPIQQAHYLMGGDPLLLSFIVVIIGGLGSFRGTVVAAVLIGMSDGVISVFFTPTLAKMLATLLVAMVLVYRPQGLFGAKPA from the coding sequence ATGGAATTCGGCCCCCACCTTATGCTTGCCATGCTCGAAGGTCTGGTGCAGGCCTCTGTCCTGACCCTGACGGCTTTGGGCCTGTCGCTGGTGTTCGGCGTGATGCGCGTGGTCAACGTGGCACATGGCGAATTCTTCATGCTGGGCGCGGTTCTGGCGTGGTGGGTGACCACCATGCTGGGGGGCAATCCGGCGATTGGGTTTGTGGTCGCACTGGTGGTTGCGCCGCTGCTGGTTGGCCTGATGGCCGCCGCTGCCGACTGGCTGGTGCTGCGGCGGGTCGAATATGACCCCGAGCGCACCATCGTTGCCACCATTGGCCTGCTATATATCATCCAGCAAGTCACCCTGATGACCTATGGCCCCGACGCCCATCCGGTCACACCGCCGTTCAACACCCGCCTTGCCCTGCCGTGGTATGAGTTCACCGATCAGGGGTTTCAGGTTTACTGGCCGTGGGGGTTAAGCATCACCAGCTACAAACTGTTCGTGATCGCGGCGGCGATTGTCACCTGTCTGGGCCTGTGGCTGTTGATGGCGCGCAGCAAAATCGGCCTTATCCTGCGGGCAACCCAGCTGGACAGCGAAACCGCGCAGGCCTTCGGCATTCCGGTTGAACGCGTCTTTGCGCTGGTGTTCGGCATGGGCGCGGCACTGGCCGCTTTGGGCGCTGTGCTGGTGGTGCCGATCCAGCAGGCGCATTACCTGATGGGGGGCGATCCGCTGTTGCTGTCGTTCATCGTGGTGATTATCGGCGGGCTGGGATCCTTTCGCGGCACCGTGGTTGCCGCCGTGCTGATCGGCATGAGTGATGGCGTAATCTCGGTCTTTTTCACCCCGACACTGGCAAAAATGCTGGCGACCCTGCTGGTAGCAATGGTGCTGGTTTACCGCCCGCAGGGCCTGTTCGGGGCCAAACCGGCATGA
- a CDS encoding FAD-binding oxidoreductase, with product MLTRLAKITGTANVLHGDDMQGYARDWMGKYTGQPLAVVRPADTNQVSDVMQLASETKTPVVPISGNTGLVGGTYTDGGILLSLERLNTIREIRPEARIAIVEAGVIIANLHDAVDEHGLIFPLLFGARGSAMIGGALSTNAGGSNVLRYGNTRALCLGLEVVLPSGEVMNLMSELHKDNAGYDLRDLFIGAEGTLGVITAAVLKLFPKPAAYATAMVAVPNLAGALTLLNRLQMASGGAVEAFEYMPGNYVEMYQASHPETRPPFDTPHDVNILIELGATAPRDVTPDENGEIPLTALLEQVLVDMMEQGLVLDAVVAQNDTQRAGMWTRREAAAEVVLSQTPRIDSDICVALDKVAPFLEQMDAHLQRLDKSARNICVAHLGDGNIHYSVLPSSESPELADRITETIEDVVQGLGGSFSAEHGVGLSKKPSMARRKDKAALGVMRQIKTALDPLGIMNPGKVLP from the coding sequence ATGCTGACCCGACTGGCCAAAATCACCGGCACCGCCAATGTGCTGCACGGCGATGATATGCAGGGCTATGCCCGTGACTGGATGGGCAAATACACCGGCCAGCCGCTGGCCGTGGTGCGCCCCGCAGATACCAATCAAGTCAGTGATGTGATGCAATTGGCCAGTGAAACCAAAACCCCCGTGGTGCCCATTTCCGGCAACACCGGCCTTGTCGGCGGCACCTATACGGATGGCGGCATCCTGTTGTCGCTGGAGCGTCTGAACACCATCCGCGAGATCCGCCCCGAGGCCCGCATCGCCATTGTCGAGGCCGGCGTGATCATCGCCAACCTGCATGACGCAGTGGACGAACACGGGCTGATCTTCCCCTTGCTGTTCGGGGCGCGGGGTTCGGCCATGATCGGCGGAGCGCTATCGACCAACGCGGGCGGCTCGAACGTGCTGCGCTATGGCAATACGCGCGCACTGTGTCTGGGGCTTGAGGTGGTTTTGCCCAGCGGCGAAGTGATGAACCTGATGAGCGAACTGCACAAGGACAACGCAGGCTATGACCTGCGCGATCTGTTCATCGGCGCCGAGGGGACGCTGGGCGTGATCACCGCCGCCGTCCTCAAACTGTTCCCCAAACCCGCCGCCTATGCCACCGCGATGGTTGCTGTGCCAAATCTGGCCGGGGCGCTGACCCTGCTGAACCGGCTACAGATGGCATCCGGCGGCGCGGTCGAGGCGTTTGAATATATGCCCGGCAATTACGTTGAAATGTATCAGGCCAGCCACCCCGAAACCCGCCCGCCGTTTGACACCCCGCATGATGTGAACATCCTGATCGAACTGGGCGCCACCGCCCCGCGCGACGTGACACCGGATGAAAACGGAGAAATCCCGCTGACCGCCCTGCTGGAACAGGTGTTGGTTGACATGATGGAACAGGGGCTGGTGCTGGACGCGGTGGTGGCGCAAAACGACACCCAACGCGCCGGAATGTGGACCCGCCGCGAGGCCGCCGCCGAAGTGGTGCTGTCACAAACCCCGCGTATCGACAGCGACATTTGCGTGGCACTGGACAAGGTTGCGCCCTTCCTTGAGCAAATGGACGCACACCTGCAACGGCTGGACAAATCCGCCCGCAACATCTGCGTGGCGCATCTGGGGGATGGCAATATCCATTATTCGGTGCTGCCGTCCTCGGAGTCGCCGGAACTGGCCGACCGGATCACCGAAACAATCGAGGACGTGGTGCAGGGCCTTGGCGGCAGTTTTTCGGCGGAACACGGGGTGGGCCTGTCCAAGAAACCGTCCATGGCGCGGCGCAAGGACAAGGCGGCGCTGGGGGTGATGCGGCAGATCAAAACGGCGCTGGACCCGCTGGGAATTATGAACCCGGGGAAGGTGTTGCCGTGA
- a CDS encoding ABC transporter ATP-binding protein, whose protein sequence is MFRFFENLVDPFAPFDEKTPPKALWPYLRSQYGPFRKLMIWMALTGVLVAMVETGLIFYTGRVIDLMNASEAQTFWSAHGFELLFAALFILFLRPLSIALNRLFLEQAFAGNMQAQVMWRSHKHLLGQSLGFFQSDFAGRLANRVMQLRVAVEDLTYMFFEGIWYALTYVAAALLILSQMDVRLAMPLAIWVVAYGLYVRSVARKVALASEKLSDTRSLVTGRIVDSYSNIESVKLFAHGGNEETYALSAIKRFRIRFLQFVRLMTKMSFGLNMLNGALIVGVLGMAVWLWTRGEVSVGQVAAASALTVRLNGMSGWIMWLTIRMFEQMGVIREGLQSVAVPHDVVDAPAAPALKVSDGRIEFRDVSHHYGRDSGGLDHVSLNIPPAQKVGLIGRSGAGKSSLVNLLLRFRDVEQGEILIDGQNVAHVTQDSLRGAIGMVTQDSSLLHRSVRDNILYGRPDASEDQMIAAAKRAEAHEFILDLSDPHGRTGYDAQVGERGVKLSGGQRQRIAIARVILKNAPVLVLDEATSALDSEVEAAIQQTLYGVMEGKTVIAIAHRLSTIAQMDRIIVLDQGRVVEDGPHEALLAKNGIYAGLWHRQSGGFLGLDT, encoded by the coding sequence ATGTTCCGTTTCTTTGAAAACCTTGTCGACCCCTTTGCACCGTTTGATGAAAAGACGCCGCCCAAGGCCTTGTGGCCCTATTTGCGCAGCCAATACGGCCCGTTCAGAAAGCTGATGATCTGGATGGCGCTGACCGGTGTGCTGGTGGCGATGGTCGAAACCGGGCTGATTTTCTATACCGGACGGGTGATCGATCTGATGAACGCCAGCGAGGCGCAAACATTCTGGTCCGCGCACGGGTTTGAACTGTTGTTTGCCGCCCTGTTCATCCTGTTCCTGCGCCCGCTTTCGATTGCCCTGAACCGGCTGTTTCTGGAACAGGCTTTTGCCGGAAACATGCAGGCACAGGTGATGTGGCGTTCGCACAAGCACCTGTTGGGGCAGTCGCTGGGGTTCTTCCAAAGCGACTTTGCCGGACGGCTGGCCAACCGTGTGATGCAATTGCGCGTCGCGGTCGAAGACCTGACCTATATGTTTTTCGAGGGCATCTGGTATGCGCTGACCTATGTGGCGGCGGCCCTGCTGATCCTGTCGCAAATGGATGTGCGGCTGGCGATGCCACTGGCGATCTGGGTGGTGGCCTATGGGCTTTATGTGCGCTCGGTGGCGCGCAAGGTGGCTTTGGCCAGCGAAAAACTGTCGGACACACGTTCGCTGGTGACCGGACGGATCGTAGACAGCTATTCCAACATCGAAAGCGTGAAACTGTTCGCCCACGGCGGGAACGAGGAAACCTATGCGCTGTCCGCGATCAAACGCTTCCGGATACGGTTTTTGCAATTCGTGCGTCTGATGACGAAAATGTCGTTCGGATTGAATATGCTGAACGGTGCGCTGATTGTCGGGGTTCTGGGCATGGCTGTCTGGCTGTGGACACGGGGCGAGGTATCGGTCGGGCAGGTCGCGGCGGCTTCGGCGTTAACGGTGCGGCTGAACGGGATGAGCGGCTGGATCATGTGGCTGACCATCCGCATGTTCGAACAGATGGGGGTGATCCGTGAAGGATTGCAATCTGTGGCCGTGCCGCATGACGTGGTGGATGCACCGGCAGCCCCTGCGCTGAAGGTCTCCGATGGCAGGATTGAATTTCGCGATGTCTCGCACCATTACGGCCGCGACAGTGGCGGGCTGGATCATGTGTCGCTGAACATCCCCCCCGCGCAAAAGGTAGGGCTGATCGGGCGCTCGGGCGCGGGGAAATCCAGCCTTGTGAACCTGTTGCTGCGGTTTCGCGATGTCGAGCAGGGGGAAATCCTGATCGACGGGCAGAATGTGGCCCATGTGACGCAGGACAGCCTGCGCGGGGCCATTGGTATGGTGACGCAGGATTCGTCGCTGTTGCACCGCTCGGTGCGCGACAACATCCTGTATGGTCGCCCCGACGCAAGCGAGGACCAGATGATCGCCGCCGCCAAACGGGCCGAGGCGCATGAGTTTATCCTTGACCTGTCCGACCCGCACGGGCGCACCGGCTATGACGCGCAGGTGGGCGAACGCGGGGTGAAACTGTCGGGCGGTCAGCGCCAGCGCATCGCCATCGCCCGCGTGATCCTGAAAAACGCGCCCGTTCTGGTGCTGGACGAGGCCACATCGGCGCTGGACAGCGAAGTCGAAGCGGCGATCCAGCAAACCCTTTACGGTGTGATGGAAGGCAAAACCGTGATCGCCATTGCGCACCGCCTATCAACCATCGCGCAGATGGACCGGATCATCGTGCTGGATCAGGGCCGCGTGGTCGAGGATGGCCCGCACGAGGCGTTATTGGCGAAAAACGGCATCTATGCCGGTCTGTGGCATCGTCAATCGGGTGGATTTCTGGGGCTGGATACATAA
- a CDS encoding branched-chain amino acid ABC transporter permease, whose product MTRALTLHLGLIALLFALQFALPAYHHGNLARIMVMATFAMGYNIMFGYTGLLSLGHAMFFAAGMYGMGLAVTQLGMPVGPAFLMGIAAAFALSLIVGLLALRTIGVAFMIVTLMFSQTLFLTILYFGVITRGDEGFGIKQASRQIMGLDLSDPTIRYFAAWLLFSIVLMGTLWLVRSPLGRVLIAIRENEERAKMLGYDTWRAKLSAVLMSGTVSGAAGAAYGVLFGYVGASFAQVPYSIFPLLWVLLGGAGTVIGPLIGALFMFYLIDLSSGVTDAYMLVVGVALVLLTLFAPKGMMGMVRERWLKWLP is encoded by the coding sequence ATGACCCGCGCCCTGACCCTGCACCTTGGCCTGATTGCCCTGCTGTTCGCGCTGCAATTCGCCTTGCCGGCCTATCATCACGGCAATCTGGCGCGGATCATGGTGATGGCCACCTTTGCGATGGGCTATAACATCATGTTCGGCTACACGGGGCTGCTCAGCCTTGGCCACGCGATGTTCTTTGCCGCCGGCATGTATGGCATGGGGCTGGCGGTAACGCAGTTGGGTATGCCGGTCGGGCCGGCGTTCCTGATGGGCATTGCCGCCGCTTTCGCCCTGTCGCTGATCGTCGGCCTGCTGGCGCTGCGCACCATCGGGGTGGCGTTTATGATCGTCACGTTGATGTTCTCGCAAACCCTGTTTTTGACCATACTCTATTTCGGCGTGATCACCCGCGGCGACGAAGGGTTCGGTATCAAACAGGCCAGCCGCCAGATCATGGGGCTGGATTTAAGCGATCCGACAATCCGCTATTTCGCCGCCTGGCTGTTGTTTTCAATTGTGCTGATGGGCACGCTCTGGCTGGTGCGCAGCCCCTTGGGCCGCGTGCTGATTGCCATTCGCGAAAACGAGGAACGGGCGAAAATGCTGGGCTATGACACATGGCGCGCCAAACTGTCCGCTGTGCTGATGTCGGGCACGGTTTCGGGCGCGGCGGGGGCGGCCTATGGCGTGTTGTTCGGCTATGTCGGCGCCAGTTTCGCACAAGTGCCCTATTCGATCTTTCCGCTGCTCTGGGTATTGCTGGGCGGGGCGGGCACCGTCATTGGCCCCCTGATTGGCGCGTTGTTCATGTTTTATCTGATTGACCTGTCCAGCGGCGTAACCGACGCCTATATGCTGGTGGTTGGCGTCGCGCTGGTGTTGCTGACCCTGTTCGCGCCCAAGGGGATGATGGGCATGGTCAGGGAAAGGTGGTTGAAATGGCTGCCGTGA
- a CDS encoding CehA/McbA family metallohydrolase gives MPTRFFTAPGQFYRGNLHTHSTRSDGALEPDQVCQRYQDAGYDFISLTDHFLGQYGYPITDTSEFRNNGFTTLHGVELHCSAMDNGDMWHVVAVGLPEDFTPPDVPHFRYFDSSETITDLTNRAADAGAFIAIAHPHWSGLTEADARRIPAAHAVEIYNHGCAIENDRGDGLLSWDHMLNEGRRLTCIATDDAHFHTPDYFGGWVMVKAAENTPEALLAALRAGTFYSSTGPEIHDIRLTRLTVEVDCSKVQTITVVGKGIAASTLRGKDMTTGSIALDRFAVSPWIRVMVIDDAGKRAWSNPIWLDH, from the coding sequence ATGCCCACTCGTTTCTTCACCGCCCCCGGCCAGTTTTATCGTGGCAACCTGCACACCCATTCCACCCGTTCCGACGGGGCGCTTGAACCGGATCAGGTTTGCCAGCGCTATCAGGACGCCGGTTACGATTTCATCAGCCTGACGGATCATTTCCTTGGCCAATACGGTTACCCGATCACCGACACTTCGGAATTTCGCAACAACGGGTTCACCACCCTGCATGGTGTGGAACTGCATTGCAGCGCAATGGACAATGGCGACATGTGGCATGTGGTGGCCGTTGGCCTGCCCGAGGATTTCACCCCGCCGGATGTGCCGCATTTCCGCTATTTCGACAGCAGCGAAACCATCACCGACCTGACCAACCGCGCAGCGGATGCCGGTGCCTTCATCGCCATCGCCCACCCGCACTGGTCCGGCCTGACCGAGGCCGACGCCCGCCGTATCCCTGCCGCCCATGCAGTGGAAATCTACAACCACGGCTGTGCCATCGAAAATGATCGCGGCGACGGGTTGCTGTCCTGGGACCACATGCTGAACGAAGGCCGCAGGCTGACCTGCATTGCCACCGATGACGCCCATTTCCATACGCCGGATTACTTTGGCGGCTGGGTGATGGTGAAGGCGGCTGAAAACACTCCCGAGGCCCTGTTGGCCGCGCTGAGAGCCGGCACGTTCTATTCCTCGACCGGCCCCGAAATCCACGACATCCGCCTGACACGACTGACGGTCGAGGTGGATTGCTCGAAAGTGCAGACCATTACCGTTGTCGGCAAGGGTATCGCCGCCTCGACCCTTCGCGGCAAGGACATGACCACAGGCTCGATCGCGCTGGACCGTTTCGCCGTCAGCCCGTGGATACGGGTGATGGTGATTGATGATGCCGGAAAAAGAGCATGGAGCAACCCGATCTGGCTTGACCATTAA
- a CDS encoding sulfatase-like hydrolase/transferase: protein MTKNILFIMFDQLRFDYLSCAGHPHLHTPNIDRIAERGVRFTRAYVQSPVCGASRMSTYTGRYASTHGAQYNGFPLRVGEMTLGDHLRPLGMDCWLIGKTHMRVDAEGMERLGLSPDSVIGARQAECGFDVWCRDDGLWAEGPDGFYDENRSPYNEYLKSRGYPGENPWADFANAAVEGGDIASGWFMTNANKPANIAEEDSETPWLTGEAIKFIEQAKGPWCAHLSYIKPHWPYIVPAPYHDMFGPNHVPAAVRHDSERDNPHPVYAAFMNNRIGRAFSREEVRQKVIPAYMGLIKQCDDQMGRLFDFLERNGRMQDTMIVITSDHGDYLGDHWLGEKDLFHEPSVKVPLIIYEPSPDADATRGTTCDALVESIDLPATFIEVAGGKVPDHIVEGRSLLPFLHGKTPENWRDYAISEYDYSTSPMAAELDVAPRDARLFMVTDQRWKFIHAEGGFRPMLFDLVSDPNEFDDLGDSADHADIIALMYDRLGKWGRRMSQRVTVSDEQINAARTGGKQVGILIGVFEPDEVPPAASSKYRGPVPTKEKD, encoded by the coding sequence ATGACAAAAAACATCCTGTTCATCATGTTCGACCAGTTGCGGTTCGATTACCTGTCCTGCGCGGGCCATCCACATCTGCACACGCCAAACATCGATCGCATCGCGGAACGCGGCGTGCGCTTCACCCGTGCCTATGTGCAATCCCCCGTTTGCGGCGCTTCGAGGATGAGCACCTATACCGGCCGCTATGCATCAACCCACGGGGCGCAGTATAACGGCTTCCCTCTGCGGGTCGGGGAAATGACACTGGGCGATCATTTGCGCCCGTTGGGCATGGATTGCTGGCTGATTGGCAAAACCCATATGCGGGTTGATGCGGAGGGGATGGAGCGCCTTGGCCTGTCGCCCGACAGCGTGATCGGCGCGCGGCAGGCGGAATGCGGGTTTGATGTCTGGTGCCGTGATGACGGGCTGTGGGCCGAGGGGCCGGACGGGTTTTACGACGAAAACCGCTCGCCCTATAACGAATACCTGAAATCGCGTGGTTACCCCGGCGAAAACCCTTGGGCCGATTTCGCCAATGCCGCAGTCGAGGGCGGCGACATCGCCTCGGGCTGGTTCATGACCAACGCCAACAAGCCTGCCAATATTGCCGAAGAAGACAGCGAAACCCCGTGGCTGACCGGTGAAGCAATCAAGTTCATCGAACAGGCCAAGGGGCCGTGGTGCGCCCACCTGTCCTATATCAAACCGCACTGGCCCTATATCGTCCCCGCCCCCTATCACGACATGTTCGGGCCAAACCATGTGCCCGCCGCTGTGCGCCATGACAGCGAGCGCGACAATCCGCACCCCGTCTATGCGGCCTTCATGAACAACCGCATCGGTCGTGCCTTTTCCCGCGAGGAAGTGCGCCAAAAGGTGATCCCGGCCTATATGGGCCTGATCAAGCAATGCGACGACCAGATGGGCCGCCTGTTCGATTTTCTGGAACGCAACGGGCGGATGCAGGATACGATGATCGTCATCACCTCGGATCATGGTGATTATCTGGGCGATCACTGGCTGGGGGAAAAGGACCTGTTCCACGAACCATCGGTCAAGGTGCCGCTGATCATCTATGAACCCTCGCCCGATGCCGATGCCACCCGTGGCACCACCTGTGATGCGCTGGTGGAATCCATCGACCTGCCAGCCACGTTCATCGAGGTGGCCGGCGGCAAGGTGCCGGACCACATTGTCGAGGGGCGATCACTGCTGCCTTTCCTGCATGGCAAAACCCCAGAAAACTGGCGCGATTACGCGATCAGCGAATATGATTACTCGACCAGCCCGATGGCCGCCGAACTGGACGTTGCCCCCCGCGATGCCCGCCTGTTCATGGTCACCGATCAGCGCTGGAAATTCATCCATGCCGAGGGCGGCTTTCGTCCGATGCTGTTTGATCTGGTGAGCGACCCAAATGAATTTGACGATCTGGGCGACAGCGCCGATCATGCCGACATCATCGCCCTGATGTATGACCGGTTGGGAAAATGGGGCCGCCGCATGTCGCAGCGGGTGACGGTTTCTGATGAGCAGATCAACGCCGCGCGCACCGGCGGCAAACAGGTGGGCATATTGATCGGCGTTTTCGAGCCGGACGAGGTGCCGCCCGCTGCATCCAGCAAATACCGCGGCCCCGTGCCGACCAAGGAAAAGGATTAA
- a CDS encoding tellurite resistance TerB family protein — MRFIAIALFALALQFWFPASAQARGLPIVYGTQDSLDLVAQTGLEGPDGKPLSLCHYSSKYHVFYVGFWMKSHGYALAANGCDGDTYYDISKADFKDAQNSGLIPADLPAKPKMTLNQIASGFGGLALVGLVILFLLTKTVGSARRKSARKSQMGQMAAVATQIVDAMCHAAISDGELDDSEVATIAGITKQMIGEELDEDRIRLIISKASAKPTDNEFKAFGAGLGPVEKELVLKAVFAVIAADGQIVDSEHEFFIKTTQALAVDADTVRRIVADVRDAR, encoded by the coding sequence ATGCGATTTATTGCAATAGCCCTTTTCGCCCTCGCCCTTCAGTTCTGGTTCCCTGCGTCAGCGCAGGCGCGGGGGTTACCGATCGTCTATGGCACGCAGGATTCGCTTGATTTGGTTGCGCAAACCGGACTCGAAGGCCCAGATGGCAAGCCCCTGTCGCTGTGCCATTATTCCAGCAAATATCATGTGTTCTATGTCGGGTTCTGGATGAAATCGCATGGTTATGCTCTGGCGGCCAACGGTTGCGATGGCGACACTTATTATGACATTTCAAAAGCCGATTTCAAAGATGCCCAAAACAGCGGATTGATCCCGGCGGATTTGCCCGCAAAACCCAAAATGACCTTGAACCAGATCGCCAGCGGGTTTGGCGGCTTGGCTTTGGTTGGCCTTGTGATTCTGTTCCTGCTGACAAAGACCGTGGGCAGCGCGCGGCGCAAATCCGCCCGCAAATCCCAAATGGGGCAGATGGCGGCTGTGGCGACACAGATCGTAGATGCGATGTGCCATGCCGCCATTTCGGATGGCGAACTGGATGACAGCGAGGTGGCAACAATTGCCGGGATCACAAAACAGATGATCGGTGAAGAACTGGATGAAGATCGCATTCGTCTGATCATCTCGAAAGCCTCGGCAAAACCCACGGACAATGAATTCAAGGCCTTTGGCGCCGGATTGGGCCCCGTGGAAAAGGAACTGGTGCTAAAGGCTGTGTTTGCCGTGATCGCGGCGGACGGGCAGATCGTGGATTCCGAGCACGAGTTCTTTATCAAAACCACGCAGGCACTGGCCGTGGACGCCGATACGGTTCGGCGGATCGTCGCGGATGTGCGCGACGCACGCTAG
- a CDS encoding ABC transporter ATP-binding protein yields the protein MTLLSTRDLCRHFGGLRAVRDVDFDLPQGEIRALIGPNGAGKTTFVSMLCGRIPASSGTITFQGQDVTHLPAHKRISLGMAYTFQITSIFGNLTVYENVALAVQHRLGRDHAALKRETLGALARVGLKARAEQVAGDLAYGHQRLLEIAMGLGQEPKLLILDEPTQGLSDGEIEEFIALIREVSANTTVLLIEHNIPVVMALADTITVLNFGRIIAEGTPAEIRANMHVQEAYLGG from the coding sequence GTGACCCTGCTGTCCACCCGCGATTTATGCCGCCATTTCGGCGGATTGCGTGCCGTGCGGGATGTGGATTTTGACCTGCCACAGGGTGAAATCCGCGCGTTGATCGGCCCGAACGGGGCAGGGAAAACCACCTTTGTGTCCATGCTGTGCGGGCGGATACCGGCCAGCAGCGGCACAATCACCTTTCAGGGGCAGGACGTGACCCACCTGCCCGCGCACAAGCGCATTTCGCTGGGCATGGCCTATACGTTCCAGATCACCTCGATATTCGGCAACCTGACGGTTTATGAAAACGTCGCCCTTGCGGTGCAACACCGGCTGGGCCGCGACCACGCGGCGCTGAAACGCGAAACCTTGGGTGCGCTGGCCCGTGTGGGGCTTAAGGCGCGCGCAGAACAAGTGGCAGGGGATCTGGCCTATGGCCACCAGCGCCTGCTGGAAATCGCCATGGGGCTGGGGCAGGAGCCGAAATTGCTGATCCTAGATGAACCCACGCAAGGGCTGTCGGACGGCGAGATCGAGGAGTTCATCGCCCTGATCCGCGAGGTTTCCGCCAACACCACCGTGCTGTTGATCGAACACAATATCCCCGTGGTGATGGCGCTGGCCGACACCATCACCGTGCTGAATTTCGGCCGGATCATCGCCGAAGGCACCCCCGCCGAAATCCGTGCCAACATGCATGTGCAAGAGGCCTATCTGGGGGGATGA
- a CDS encoding ABC transporter ATP-binding protein has protein sequence MLELHDINAAYGKVQVLHGLSLNVAAGEILCLLGRNGAGKSTTMKAIMGLVPISAGSMQLEGHEITGLPAYRVPRLGIGYIPQGRRLFAEMTVAENLQIGLMTRSKGAGVRERVLDMFPRLRERLHQRAETLSGGEQQMLATARALCLEPKVLLLDEPTEGLQPSMISLIRDVVVTLKEAGVAIILVEQRVDAVLEVADRIVFVENGRDAMTVTPDDVRADKGLLQRFVGV, from the coding sequence ATGCTGGAATTGCACGACATAAACGCCGCTTACGGCAAGGTGCAGGTGCTGCACGGGCTGTCGCTGAATGTGGCCGCAGGGGAAATCCTGTGTCTGCTGGGGCGAAATGGCGCGGGGAAATCCACCACCATGAAAGCGATCATGGGGCTGGTGCCAATCAGCGCCGGATCAATGCAGCTTGAGGGGCACGAGATCACCGGCCTGCCTGCCTACCGCGTGCCCAGACTGGGGATCGGATACATCCCGCAGGGGCGGCGGCTGTTTGCGGAAATGACGGTGGCCGAGAACCTGCAAATCGGCCTGATGACCCGCAGTAAAGGGGCCGGGGTGCGCGAACGGGTGCTGGATATGTTCCCGCGTCTGCGCGAACGCCTGCACCAGCGGGCCGAAACCCTGTCAGGCGGCGAGCAACAGATGCTGGCCACCGCCCGCGCCCTGTGTCTGGAACCCAAAGTGCTGTTGCTGGACGAGCCGACCGAGGGGTTGCAGCCCTCGATGATTTCCCTGATCCGCGATGTGGTGGTGACGCTGAAAGAGGCGGGCGTGGCGATCATACTGGTGGAACAGCGGGTGGATGCGGTGCTGGAAGTGGCGGACCGGATCGTGTTCGTCGAAAACGGCCGCGATGCAATGACAGTGACGCCGGATGATGTACGCGCCGACAAAGGGCTGTTGCAGCGCTTCGTCGGGGTTTAA
- the rpmB gene encoding 50S ribosomal protein L28, with amino-acid sequence MARRCELTGKGPMSGNNVSHAKNRTRRRFLPNLNDVTLMSDVLGRSFKLRISAAALRTVDHRGGLDAFMAKAKDVELSDKALKIKKDIAEAQATA; translated from the coding sequence ATGGCACGTCGTTGCGAACTGACCGGTAAAGGCCCAATGTCTGGCAACAATGTCAGCCACGCGAAAAACAGAACCCGTCGCCGGTTTCTGCCCAACCTGAACGACGTGACACTGATGTCCGACGTTCTGGGTCGCTCTTTCAAACTGCGGATTTCGGCCGCTGCCCTGCGCACAGTCGACCACCGCGGCGGTCTGGACGCCTTCATGGCCAAAGCCAAAGACGTCGAGCTGTCGGACAAGGCGCTGAAGATCAAGAAAGACATCGCCGAGGCACAGGCCACGGCCTAA